A segment of the Manis javanica isolate MJ-LG chromosome 10, MJ_LKY, whole genome shotgun sequence genome:
tacctgcccagagctttgtgggttataagcacaatgtaacttccaatctactcccaaagctagggctagtccttgcaggactttgctaatgaaagccgggccgttatcggaacctattgcttcagggaccccatatctggggatgatttcttcaattaatctttttgctactacctggctagtctcatgcttggttggaaaggcctccacccacccagaaaaagtatctaccataactagcaaatacctgtatccatacttccctggttttatttcggtgaagtctatttcccaattcctccctggagccctccccctttcccgggtacctgctgggtgcagccctcttggggctggtcttagcattgcacagctactgcattctttcatgatctggcgagtcacctcattctggtggggaaacaccaactgcacagactggaaaaggctgagcagtttttttccacctagatgggtggacttatgcagattagcaagcaggtactgtcctaatgcttctggcaagatcaatctaccctcctggtccctaccccaatgtccctctccaaacacttcccccgggacttgtttcctaatccactcaagatcttgaggggaatactcaggtttgggcggcagtgcgggcagttcaggtatgggtatttcgagggccgcaagcacaagagagtccgagagggctgcccttttagcttctgcatctgcatggctgttgccgatggcctcgggtgtcttctttgattggtggcccggtacatgtataactgctactgctttaggtttttcgacagcagctaatagtctttggacttcttgcagattcctcagtcccttcccttccgcggaacggaatcctctttcttggtagatggcaccatgaatatggacagtgccaaaggcgtatctgctatctgtgtaaatgttggcccgctttccttctgctctttccagggcctcagcgagagcaataagttccgccttctgtgctgaggtgccagggggcagagctgtgctccagacaacttccccatcgtgggttactactgctgcccctgctctcctgaccccctcctgcacaaagctgctcccatccgtataccaatttagctcacagttcagtaacggtgtgtctttcaggtctgctcgcacctggataatttcggaaaggatatctctacagtcatggatgggggtcgtcagatctgggtctggcagaagggtggcaggatttagggttaccgggtcagagaaggtgattcggggagaatctagtaggagcccttgatagtgggtgagtcttgcgttcgtcatccatttgcctggaggatgcttgaggatcccctccacggtatgtggggctgttattctcagattttggccaaaagtcagcttgtctgcctcttttaccagtagagcgatggctgctaggatacgcagacaaggtggccacccggaggccactgggtctagccgcttggacaaataagccacaggtctcttccacgggcccagctgctgagccagaactcctttagctactcccttcttttcatctaaaaacaggataaagggtttttctgggtctggcagagatagggcgggggcccggaggagagcttcttttagtctgtcaaacgcctcttgttgttcctgcatccattgccagcccggcccttctttggttgcttcatatagtggtcgggctatttctgcgtaccctggaatccagagcctgcaaaacccggctgagccaagaaattctctcactccccggggtgaggaagggatggggatagccaggacagtttgcttcatggcttgtgttagccacctggccccattagatattgtgtaccccaagtagactactgacctctgacagatgtgggctttcttggcgctggctcgatatcccagttcacctagttcagccagcaagttccccgtggcttcttcgcactcttcacgggtttctgtggccagcaacaggtcatctacatactgcaacaacatcacgtgggggtggctcctgcaaaagggctccaagtcctggcttagggcttcattgaataaggtgggagagttcttgaagccctgaggcagtctagtccaggtaagctgcccttttcttcctccccctggctcttgccactcaaaggcaaacaaaggctgactaacttcagagagtggaatactaaagaaggcatctttcaggtccagagtagtataccacacatgcgtgggtggcaggtggctgagtaaggtgtaagggttaggcactgtaggatggatgtcttctaccctctcattgactttccgcaagtcttgcactggcctataatctttactgccaggcttcctcactggaagcagaggcgtattccatgcagattggcaggtcttaaggattcctgtctctaacagtctatggatatggggtgctatccctttcctagcctcttctggcattggatattgccggacccggatgggtagagctgcggctttgagttgaacaacaaccggggataggtgtttagcgagaccaattcctccggtctcagcccatgcggaagggaacttctgtacccaagagtctatctctccctggccccccttttcttgatccgcctgaaacagacgatgttcatcggccagggaaagagttaacacatgcgctggttgtaggggctgcccttctttgtccatgatttttatcccttcaggttcaaaatgaatgcgagccccgaccttggttaataagtctctgcccagcaacggtgcggggctttcgggtacgaccaggaatgagtgagagacctgatgccttcctaggtccacttttctgttagtagtccaggcacatttcctggaccctgtcgctccctggactatacttgtgtgtcctgggtttagggggccgtgggcctggttgagaactgaatactgtgccccagtatctaccataaacccaatgggagtcccctccacgcacagggttacccaggactcggggaggggtgccgagccccgtccccgtcaatcctcctctcctaggtgcagggtcttaacagggttccctctcccttgttccctcctttgggggcactccctcttccaatgtccatatttcttacacagggcgcactgatcttgtcctagtcgggattgacggggtcctgttccttgaggtggcctagggccttccttcaccccggccaggaatatcctggccatctcttccctctgcttcttgttctcccttttctgaaattctctgtcttccttcctatttttctcctgcattacccatttctctttcctcagcctttcttctctatcttctggagtttctctagcattgaagaccttctctgcctgctgcagcagctctctaatagagatctcccctaggtcctctcgcttgtggagttttctccggatatcgggggctgcctggttgatgaatgagaggactacagctgacctatgttcctctgcttccgggtttatgggggtgtactgccggtaagcatcaaacagcctttccagatacgcggctgggctttccatttccccctgaacaatagtttttaccttagccaagttagtgggccgtctggcggccgcccggagaccggtcatcagagtctggcggtagacccggagacgcttcctaccttctgcagttccgaagtcccaatctgggcgcgtaagtgggaacgcctcgtcgatgatgggctggagggtagtgggtcttccattttctccaaggacatttttcctggcttcattgaggatacgctctcgttcttcagttgtgaagagagtgcggagtaattgctggcagtcgtcccatgtgggacgatgggtaaacataatggactccactaaacctataagacacttggggtcctctgagaagggaggattctgagtcctccaattataaaggtcactagatgaaaagggccaatattgatattgctgagcaatgccggtaccgatggcacgcacaggcagaactggcactgctccttctgaggtggaggagggagcctccccttcttgttccctggcccctctagaccttagctgcattcctccagttctacctggcgcccagcgtggggccagggcgggggagtgtgaggaagctctttccggcctcccgcctccctctgctgaagaatctggggaagctgcagccgcctggttcccgctgggttccctagccgcattttctatccccccggcagcttcacccctctcctctgcatacgggggtggctgctcaatcggcgggagggggtaaagaggagaactgtcggggaggacaggcggcgcacttgggcgcacaggatttctggccctgcgatcagagggctttgatttttcctgggcaactaggacggaggtcttttgtgggtcagtatgaggtttctccaccaaaaagggctccaaccaggaagggggattctcggccaaattttcccagacaagaatatagggaagttggtcagggtggccctcaggacctggccgggagataatggctttgatcttgccaataaggtccaaagaaagagacccctgggccggccagcctactccgaaggaaggccactcgactgagcaaaaggtgtcgagcttacccttcttgatgccaaggctcatacttaaggcctgttccttgaccttggggaaatgggagaggatcagactcttaggagtagcctgagtctgacccatggtgagaaagaagaagaaaaaagaatatgagggagacaaaggcgaaggatgaagatgccacttcaaacaaaatgactgttgtatgtgcttataaacgagtgcctgtcgttgcacagtttttcttccacgggggacgcgaatttatctgggattcgcggctgtgacccccttatcctgtcacgggagtcttctagcggcgggcgccctaatggctcttaattgcccgacccgtgcccgcggggaatgatatagtggcagaaaggaggaacggagagagcaggagaaccttagaacaaggaaacttaaaatgagaagtgcaaaaagaaatataaaccaaaaccaaaacacagtaaaacaatcaatgataacaccaaacatacacaccacatctgatcacactcgttcagaccggtccttctctcactctggtgtgcaccccactcaccactttcagggtcctcaaaaactctcgtaattctcccgaagggcatccactcggactgccgcagggtgacgagctcgatcttttcctcctcgggtgccagttttctgccgatcggatttgccttcctaaggccgagtcactcggaccctagggccaggattggttacctggacttttacccagggtcactaacctgggggccgggactaccagcccggacttcctcactcgggaccactaacccgagaccatacacgggatggcgactcccgctttataatggatttatgcagacacgagggggcgaccctcgaattacactgccccgtccggacaattagaccttgcctccagctgtcctttgttctcagggaagccgctcgaatcccggacgagcccccaaaatgttagggtgcaggcttccgaggcttccccagagaacaaactacacaggcatagagatgtaaattcaagcaaagtctttattcagccaactagttggggtccaagtcagccccgacgcagcgggtctcaacaaggaccccgagcactctgagccaagggtttatatagcaatttcaaagcacttaactcatagcaattttctataactatacattattcttgcaagacatatatcctggggttaagcaagggcagggtaagactactcctcaatggttagggaggttctgcacgataagcttggtatgtaagatttactgaccaaggttagctgaccaagggtcacagctgcccaccacccggtgctcatgattaacttgtttttcaaggccttacccaggcccagggtttgtttttttttttttttcctctgagtcacactctcagaaaatggtttctaggtttctaagatggctatgcttatgttaatttactaatcttactaatgcttagattctacaagTAGTgcagcagaggaaaagttttatttaaagtactTACAGAAAAAGTACAGGCAACTTCAGAGAGAGACAGCaccaccctgaaaggttgaaaagaaagtttaaagTGAAAAgtttatgcacttagaaagtgcaggtgactccagggagaggagtgccctgagagcttgggggttcccccttttaaggattcttcaggaatgtgactaagggctggggttGCAGACCTGTTGGGTGGTCTTTGAATAATACTTAGaactaacttaacacaagcaacttcctgctgtgatttctccctgggagccaagCCTTCTTG
Coding sequences within it:
- the LOC140843858 gene encoding uncharacterized protein — encoded protein: MKCTIVLPDQISGDEKKGVAKGVLAQQLGPWKRPVAYLSKRLDPVASGWPPCLRILAAIALLVKEADKLTFGQNLRITAPHTVEGILKHPPGKWMTNARLTHYQGLLLDSPRITFSDPVTLNPATLLPDPDLTTPIHDCRDILSEIIQVRADLKDTPLLNCELNWYTDGSSFVQEGVRRAGAAVVTHDGEVVWSTALPPGTSAQKAELIALAEALERAEGKRANIYTDSRYAFGTVHIHGAIYQERGFRSAEGKGLRNLQEVQRLLAAVEKPKAVAVIHVPGHQSKKTPEAIGNSHADAEAKRAALSDSLVLAALEIPIPELPALPPKPEYSPQDLEWIRKQVPGEVFGEGHWGRDQEGRLILPEALGQYLLANLHKSTHLGGKKLLSLFQSVQLVFPHQNEVTRQIMKECSSCAMLRPAPRGLHPAG